From the Oceanidesulfovibrio indonesiensis genome, the window ATCGTTGTTTTGTAAAAGTTGTATTAATCTGGAAATAAACGCAGAGTAGTACCCATAGCCTTCCGGCATTCCCGGCAAAAAACCGCCTGCCAACTCCGCACCATCTCTGAACCTGTGCGCATTCTCCATCACAAACCTCGCGGCTGCCGGCGGCAGGTGGGGCAGCGATCTCCAGATGAGCGCCAGGGCCGTTTCCATCGCAACCACGCCGCCCACGGCGAGCAGCGCCGTAAGTTCGATGACCAGGGCCGATGCCAGCGCCGGTCCGGCAATGGGGTGCTCCATGACCGTGCCAAGGGCGTCCCTCGTGCCGCCGGCGGTCTCTTCGAGCGTGTCGCCAAGGTCGGCGAAGAACTCGCGTGTGCTCCATTGGTGCGGAGCGTGCTCTCCCACCACCTCCAGCCGGCACTTGCAGTTCGGGTGCGGCCGCTCGGGAACGTCTCCGTAGAAGTACTTGCGGCCGTCCCGGGCAAGGCAGTCGATACACGCGCCAGGACTGGCTTTCCAGCGCCATTTCGTCAACGCATTCCCAGTATAGAGTTCTTTGTCTTTGGCGGTCAACAACGGCGGGCTCGAGTTCTCGGCGGGCATGGTGTCTCCTCGGATGGCGCTGGGTTGTTTCAGTGAGAACAACCACCCTACTGCGCATATCCGGAAAAGACCGCCCGGAAGCGTTGCCAGCTGGCCCAGGCGCAGTCGAAGCGCACTCCAGGTGACAACGCCTTACATCGAGGCTGCGTCCCACCGCTCGCGGGAGCGCAACGCCTCCCTTCCCTGGACGCCGCCGATGCGGGGTGCTCGGCACGGAATCGTGTGCATCGCGGGCTGAAACGCCGATGGATTTATCCGGAGCAATAAATTATGACTCGAAGCATAACGCTGTTCACGTGGTGCGTCTGAGGAAAGCGCGGATATGCCCTGCCGGGGCGTGATCGTCTTAGACGGCGGGCGAGGGGAAATGCGAAAGCTGTCCGCTTCCGTGAACACTCCAGAGACTCGGACGGCACCCAATTCCGTACGCAGACCAGGAGCAGGAATATGGCAGGTTCAACCGCGAACACCCCTGTTGGCAACGGCCACTGGCACATGGAGATCAAGGACTTTTTCCATGGCATACCGGAGGTGCGCGAGCGGTTTCTTGAACTCGCCACGCGAAAGGTCTACCCGAAGAACGAGATTATTTTCTTCGAGGACGATGTGAGCCCGTCCTGCTTTTATCTGGAAAAGGGCATCGTCAAGATCTTCAAGATCAGCCTCTCGGGCAAAGAGCCCATCTTCTTCATGCGCCACCAGGGGGAGATGTTCGGCCTCGCCGAGGTGACGGAAAACAAGAGGCGCAAATGCAACGCCCAGACGCTCACCGATTGTGTGCTCCACGTCCTGCCCAAGGAAAAATTTGAGGAACTCGTAGCGACTTCTCCTGCCTTCGCCCTCATGGTCATCAACATCCTCGGCGCACGCGTACGTTACCTGGGAGACCAGATCGAGAGTCTCATGGTCTGCGACGTGAGCGTCCGCCTGGCCAAACTGCTCGTGTACCTCGTGTTCAACCAGCTCGGAGATCCGGAATCCTGGGAACAGGCTGTGGAGATCGAAAAGAAGCTCACCCAGGAGCAGATGGCCGCCATGACGGGATCCTGCCAGCAGACCATCAGCGAGACGCTCAAGGCGTTTCAGGCAGAAGGCCTCATCGAGGTGAACAGGCGCCGCATCACATTGCTCAATCCCCTCGCGCTTCTTTCTAAAGCGCAGAAGTAGATCGGGCCGTTCGCATTACCTGCCGGTTGCTCAAACCGCGCCGGCGTTCTGCATCAGGCTGTCGACCTTCGTTTCTATTCCCAGCGCCAGGCACAGCAGCTGTGAAACAGACAGGACGGGCACGCCGTCGGCTGTTCGCGACGCCTCGCGCAATTGCAGCATGCAGAAAGGGCAGGCCGCCACGATCCCGTCGGCTCCGCAGCGTTTTGCCGCGGCCATCTTGGTCTGCCCGATGGTGTCGGACAGTTCTATATCCGTCGTGCTGATGGCCGAGCCGCAGCATTCCTTCTCCATACCCCATGGCGCGGGCGAGGACCCTGCGGCGGAGACAAGCTCTTCGAAGAAAGAACGCGACCGGGGCGACAATTCCCCAACGGAAAGGCTGGGACGCAGAAGCTTGCACCCGTATTGGACGGCCACGTCCCTGAAGGCGTGCGCGCCGCCGGCTTCACGTTCAATGCGTTCTATGCCCAACTCTTCGTCGAGTACGTGGAAAAGGTGGCGCACGTCGGCGCCGCCGCGATAGCACAAACCTTCGGCCGCCAGTATCTCGTTCACCTTGGCCAGCAGAGCCCGGTCTTCGAGCAGGCGGGCAGAGTGGCGCAACGTGCCGTAGCAGCATGCGCAGGTCGTCAGGATGGTTCTGCCGGCGCGTTCCGCCAGGGAAAGGTTGCGCGCGGAGGCCGCCAGGGATGACATGATGTCCAGGTTTTTCAGCGGGTAGCCGCAGCAGCCGAACCCGGGAACATCCGCAGCTTCGATGCCGAAATGCGCAAGCAGCGCGTCGGCGGAATCGTCGTACTCGGGAAGATGGTTTGCGGTCACGCAACACCGAAACATGGCGTATGCCATTTCAGCTCTCCTTCTTGGGCAGCGCGCCTTTCATCCGGGCGAGCGCGTTGTTCTTGTGGATATAGAGCACATCGGCCACACGAACGCCCTGGGGGCAGTTCTCCTGGCAGCGATAGCAGCCGAGGCAGGCCCAGAGCATCCGCGATGAAGCTACGAGATCGTCCAGTCCCAGGGCCGTGGCGTGGATGATCTGGTGCGGGGCCAGGCCCAGCCCGTCCATACCCTGCAGCGAGACCACAGGGCAGGATGAGGTGCAGGTCTTGCAGTTGAAGCACAGGTTGAAGCCGCCGGTTTCACCGCTGCCGCCCAGCATGCCGCCGAACGCGCCGGCCGCATGGACAGTTTTTTCCGTGGCCTGGGCGAAAGCCCCGCCTCGCTGCGCTTCCAGCGACTCCTGCACAGCGTGGAATGTATCGGGAAATGCCTGGGCGCGATGGATGCCGAGGGGGGAGAGGGCGTAGACATCCGTGAGACCACGGGCCGACATTTCCTGCCGGACGGCGTCCCAGATATCCTGGAGGTTGATGCCCGCCGGACACACTCCCGTGCAGCGCAGGCAATCCGTGCAGACGGTGAGGCCCTCGAAGAGTTTCGCCAGATCTTCGTTGTTGGAAGCAGTTCCGGAGCTAATGGACGCCAGCTTCACGGACGGCAGGATGTTGCGGTTGTGAAACATGCATGCAGTGACTCCGACGGAACAGGTGTCCGAGCACAACCCGCACTGCATACAGGCATCCAGCGACAGCATGCGTTTGACGGCGAGCGCCGGTTCGCTCGGCGATTCATCCTTCGAGCAGCGCTCGGCGATGAGGCTGAGCGGACTCGTCACGGCGTGGCGCATTTTGCCGAAAGGAAGCCAGGCCAGACCGCCGAAGAACACGAGCACGTGCAGCCAGTACGAAATGGCGACGAGGCCGCCGCCGTCCGCATCCCGGCTCACGGGCGTGAGCGCGCGGGAAATGGCGTAGCTCACAGGCGCGGACTGCGGTTTGGAATGGCAGTACACGCAGGAATACTCGTTGACCTCCCGGCCGAGGGCCAGCTGTTCCTGAGAGTATGCGGCGCCTGGCGTTTCGGCGGCCAGGCCGTATTCCTCCACCCACAGCGCTTCCAGAGCGGCGACGTCCTCCGTGGCCGTGGGGTCGTAGAATTCCTCCACCATGCTGTGGAACTCGCTGCGCGACGGGATCTTCGCCGCCTTGACGATGAACCCGGAGAGCACAACCGCAGCGATGAGGCCGAGGGCCACTGCGTCCATGGCAGTGGTCTTCATACGTGAGCGCCCGGCGATGCGGCGATAGATCGCAAGCCCGACACCGGCCAATGTGATGACCCCGAAGAGGTCGCGAAGGAATGGCCAGGGATCGAGAGTGGAATAGTAGCTCGGGAAGAGCTTCATGGTGACGACGCCGTCCATGGCGTGCAGCGCCAGCAAAGGAATGAATCCCCAGAATATGAGGATATGCGCCAGCCACCGCAATCGGTCCGCCCGGTAGAGCCGCATCTGGAGCAGGCCGTCCACGACCAGCCCTTTGGTGGCGGCGATTATTTTTGCGCCGAACAGTGCCTTGAGCACGGCTGATCCGGCGTGCCGGATGCGCGCACCGGCGGACAGCTCCCGATCCGCCTGGGTCACCCCGCCGGCAAACCAGCGTCGAGCCCGCCAGAGCAGGCCGCCCGCGCAGATCGCCAGGGAAATCGTCAATAAAGTGTTGAATGTCATGGATTCCTCTCGTGCGTTCCAACCTGCCGTGACCATGGGAATGGCTTCGGTTGTTCGTGTCGATGGTTGGCAGAATAGCCCAGAAAAAAAATCGCAGTTATCGCGGGCGCGATATTTCGAAAGGCCGCAAGGCTGTAATTTGTGATCCACGCGGCGAGAGCAGCCAATGCATCACACGGCGCACGGCCGGGGGGGCACCGGAAGTCCCCCCGCAGGGCTCGCTGGATACGCCGCATCGGATCAGGAAACGATCGGACACGAACATACCGACAGGAGGAAACCATGGCCAAAGAACTGCCAAAGAGCCTGGATCAGGTCGAAACCAAGACGGTGGAATGCGATCTGCTCATCGTGGGCGGCGGCAACGCCGGATGTTTCGCCGCGTACGAGGCCAAGCAGGTCAATCCCGACCTGAACGTGGTGATCATGGAAAAGGCCAACATCAAACGCAGCGGCGCCTGCGCGGCCGGAATGGACGCCCTGAACACATACATCCCCACCTGGGACGGCAAGACTCCCGAGGATCTGGTTCGCTGGTCGCGCGAGCAGGTAGGCGGCGGCCCCATCCGCGAGGATCTGGCTCTGTCCAACGCTCAGGAGCTCAACCAGTGTGTCGAGGAGCTCGAGGAGTGGGGTCTGCCGATCATTTATGACGAGGACGAAGAGCATCCCCATTACCGCGGCTCCTGGGATATCTCCATCCACGGCGAACAGCTCAAGCCGATCATGGCGGAAAAGGCCATGGACTCGGCAGAGGTCTACAACCGCATCGTGGCCACGGCGCTCATCATGGACGGCGAGCGTTGCGCCGGCGCCATGGGCTTCGGCGTTCGCGACGGCAAGTTCTACGTCTTCAAGGCCAAGGCGACCATCGTTTCCACCGGCGGCGCCTGCGGCATCTACAAGTCCTACACCTCGGACGGCACCGCTTCCCACCACCAGACCTGGATGTGCCCGTTCAACGTGGGCACGGGCTACGCCATGGGCCTGCGCAAGGGCGCGGAATTCACTTCCATGGAGCAGCGCTGGGTGGCCGCCCGCACCAAGGACTACTGCGGCCCGGTGGACACAGTGTCCGTGGGCTACAAAGCCAAGATGATGAACGCCAAGGGCGAGTACTTCCTCAATGAGCGCTACGCCCACCTTGGCGGCGACAAGGCCCCCCGTTACATCCGGGCCAACGCCCCTATGGAGGAATGGCGCGAGGGGCGCGGCCCCACCTACGTGGACAGCACCCACCTGGACGAAGAACAGTGCAAGAACATGCTCACGGACTACCTGAACGAGCGTCCGTCATTCGTGCTCTACCTTGCGGCCAACGGCATCGACCCCACCGAGCAGCCCGTGGAAGTCTACGGCTCCGACCCCTACATCGTGGGTGGCCACACCGGCTCCGGCTACTGGGTGGACATGGAGCGCATGACCACCGTGCCCGGTCTGTTCGCTGCGGGCGAAACCGCCGGCGGCAATCCCAACAAGTTCGTGGGGGGCTGCGCGGCTGAAGGCAAGCTGGCCACCCGCGGGGCCATAAAATTCATCGAAGCCAACGGCGACGTGAACATCGACGAGTCCCAGGTGGAAGCCGAAAAGGCGCGCGTGTTCAAGCCGCTGTTCCGCGGCAAGGACTTCGACGGCCTGACTCCCGAAGAGATCAAGGAGCGCCTGCAGCGCCTCATGGACGAGTACGCCGGCGGCACCTCGCAGTTCTATCGCTGCAACGAGGAGCAGCTGGACTACGCCCTCAAGCACATCAAGCTGCTGCAGGAGCAGTCCGGCGAGTACATCACGGCCTCGGACCTGCACGAGTTGATGCATGCGCACGAGGTTTTCGATCGCATCGATGTGGCCGAGATCGTCTGCCACCACCTCAAAGGCCGCAAGGAAACCCGCTGGAGCGGCTGGCAGACCCGTTCGGACTACCCGGAACGCGACGACGAGAACTTCAATTGCTTCGTCGAGACCAGGAAGAATCCGGAAACCGGAGAGATCGAGGTCTTCACGCGTCCGTACGAGCGGATCGTGGACTAGCCGGATCGTTCATCGAGCAAACGAATTCATGGAGGATACATAGATGCCGCCGAAAGTAGATTGGGAAAAATGTGATGGCTGCAAGGGCAAGGACGAGCCTCTGTGCGAGCAGATCTGTCCCGGCAACCTCATGACCCTGAACGAGAACAACAAGGCGTTCTGCCGCCCGTACCGCCACTGCTGGGACTGCATGTCCTGCACCAAGGTGTGCCCCGTGGGCGCCATTGAAACGCGCATTCCGTTCCAGATCGGCTACCACGGTGCCAAGCTCATCCCCATGATGGGCACCGACACCATCACCTGGACCTGTCAGGACATCCACGGCAACGTCACCCGCTTCCGGTACAAGAACCGCACGGACGAGGACTAATGGCCAAGATCATCCCGAAAATCGGTGTGTTCTTCAATGATCGGGGGGGCCGCCTGAGCGGCTCCCTGGATCTTGAAGCGCTCGTCGACAAGACCGCGAAGATCAAGGGCGTCAAGCACGTCGCGGTGGCCTCGGAGCTCACGCACGAGGACACCACCGGGGCGGTCGATGCGCTGATCCGGTCCGAAGAGATCGACCGGGTGCTCTGGGTCGGTTCGTATCCCGACGCCTTCAGGATCGAAGCGGTGCACACGCTGGCTGAGGCCGGGTTGAACAGCTACATGCACGAGTGGTTCGACCCCGGGGACCAGGGGCTCCTGAACACCGAGACGGATGACGCCGTACGGCAGAAAAAGGCCCTGACCCTGATGAAGATGGAAGTGGCCCGGGCCAAGCAACTCGCCCCGTTGGAGGGCATGGAGCTGCCGGCCAACGAGCGCGTCGCCGTTATCGGCGCCGGCGTGACTGGACTGCACGCCGCGGCTGCGCTCATCAAGTCGGGCAAACCCGTAACCATGGTGGAGCAGGCCTCCGGCGTGGGCGGCAAGGTCGCCCAGCTGGCGCGGTTCTATCCGCTCATGTGCGACCCTCGTTGCGGACTGGAGCACGTGCTCTTCGACCTCATGAATTCCGAACTGCTCGACCTGCGCACACTGTCCAAGGTGGAGCGGGTGGAGGGTTCGCCGGGCAATTTCGAGCTCACGGTGCGCAGTGTCCCACGCTACGTTACCGATGCCTGCGACGGCTGCGGGCTGTGCCAGTCCGTTTGCCCCGTGACTCTGGACGACACCGTTCCTCAGCCGAATTGTTCGCTTTCGGAAGAGGCGCGGGTGTCTCTGGAAGCCGAGGCGCAAACATCTGCAACCCCGGAAACCGGCGCAGAAGGCAGTGCCGATTCGTCCCAGGCTGCGGATGCCGGCGAGGCAACCTCGGACCTGCAACCCATCGAGGCGCGGCCACGTGCGCAGGAGCACGTGACTCCGGCAGAGCGCCCAGCGAGGTTCATGCGCAAAGCGATCCATCCGGCCTGGCCCATGCCCCAGCCCTCCGCCTATGTGGTGGAGCGCGATCATTGCCCGGAAGGATGCAGGGCCTGTGCGGACATTTGCCCGAACAAGGCGCTGGATCTCGACGAAGAAGCGAAGGTTGAAACGGTTAACGCCGGCGCTGTGCTCACCGCAACGGGTTGGGACCTCTACGAGATGGAGCGCCTCCGGGACTACGGGTTCGGCGAGTACCCGAATGTGGTGTCGAGCCTGGAGATGGAACGGATGCTGGCAAGCGAGGACCCGCACACCGAACGGATCGAAGGGTTCTCGGCCGGCGACTTCAGGAAGGTCGGGTTCATTCAGTGCGCCGGCAGCCGCGACGAACGCCATCTGGACTACTGTTCCGGGGTGTGCTGCTCCGCCACCCTCAAGCAGATCCAGGACCTGCGGCGCAGAAATCCGGATGTGACCTGCTACGTCTACTACATGGACATCCGCACCCCCGGTTTCGACGAGCGCATGTATCGCGAGGTCCGCGAGGCCGGCAACGTGGTCTTCATCCGCGAGCGGCCGGCGCAGGTCGGATTCGACGAAGCCACGGGCAAGGCCGTCATCGAGAGTCTGGACGAAGTGCTCGGCAAGCGCGTGTCCACGGAGCTCGACCTGCTCGTGCTCGCCGGCGGCATGAAGCCTTCGGCCGGCGGCGTGGAGGCCGGTAAGGTGCTGCGCATGCCCACAGACGGCTATGGCTTTTTCGAGTCACACCGACAATGCTACCCGGCGGAGACGCAGCGCACCGGCATATTCGCCGCCGGCTGTGCGCGCGAGCCCATGAACGTCTCGCAGTCGGTGGAATCCGGTGTGTCGGCGGCCATGAGGGCCATGCCCTTCCTGGAGGGATCGCTGAGGGTCGAACCGACGTATCCGGAGTTCAGCGAGAAGAAGTGCGACTCCTGCGGACGCTGCGTGGAAGAGTGCCCGTTCGCCGTGCTCACCTTCAATGAAAAGGACATCCCGGTTCCGGATCTGGCCAGGTGCCGCCAGTGCGGCAACTGCATGGGAATCTGTCCCAAGACGGCCGTCAACCTCCGGGACTCCACCATCAAACAGTACGCCACGCAGATCGAGACGCTGGCGGAGAGCGCATTCCTGCCCAAGGGCGAACCCATCGTCTGCGCATTCCTGTGCGAAAACGACGCCTGGCTTGCCCACCGTGCGGCCCAGAAGGAAGGCCGGGTGCCGGCCGGGGTTGTTGCTCTGAAGGTGCCCTGCGCCGGCGCAGTGAACAACGCCTTGATTGCCGACGCCCTCTCCTACGGCGTGGACGGTGTATAC encodes:
- a CDS encoding 4Fe-4S dicluster domain-containing protein, with the protein product MTFNTLLTISLAICAGGLLWRARRWFAGGVTQADRELSAGARIRHAGSAVLKALFGAKIIAATKGLVVDGLLQMRLYRADRLRWLAHILIFWGFIPLLALHAMDGVVTMKLFPSYYSTLDPWPFLRDLFGVITLAGVGLAIYRRIAGRSRMKTTAMDAVALGLIAAVVLSGFIVKAAKIPSRSEFHSMVEEFYDPTATEDVAALEALWVEEYGLAAETPGAAYSQEQLALGREVNEYSCVYCHSKPQSAPVSYAISRALTPVSRDADGGGLVAISYWLHVLVFFGGLAWLPFGKMRHAVTSPLSLIAERCSKDESPSEPALAVKRMLSLDACMQCGLCSDTCSVGVTACMFHNRNILPSVKLASISSGTASNNEDLAKLFEGLTVCTDCLRCTGVCPAGINLQDIWDAVRQEMSARGLTDVYALSPLGIHRAQAFPDTFHAVQESLEAQRGGAFAQATEKTVHAAGAFGGMLGGSGETGGFNLCFNCKTCTSSCPVVSLQGMDGLGLAPHQIIHATALGLDDLVASSRMLWACLGCYRCQENCPQGVRVADVLYIHKNNALARMKGALPKKES
- a CDS encoding Crp/Fnr family transcriptional regulator, with the protein product MAGSTANTPVGNGHWHMEIKDFFHGIPEVRERFLELATRKVYPKNEIIFFEDDVSPSCFYLEKGIVKIFKISLSGKEPIFFMRHQGEMFGLAEVTENKRRKCNAQTLTDCVLHVLPKEKFEELVATSPAFALMVINILGARVRYLGDQIESLMVCDVSVRLAKLLVYLVFNQLGDPESWEQAVEIEKKLTQEQMAAMTGSCQQTISETLKAFQAEGLIEVNRRRITLLNPLALLSKAQK
- a CDS encoding 4Fe-4S binding protein, producing MPPKVDWEKCDGCKGKDEPLCEQICPGNLMTLNENNKAFCRPYRHCWDCMSCTKVCPVGAIETRIPFQIGYHGAKLIPMMGTDTITWTCQDIHGNVTRFRYKNRTDED
- a CDS encoding adenylyl-sulfate reductase subunit alpha yields the protein MAKELPKSLDQVETKTVECDLLIVGGGNAGCFAAYEAKQVNPDLNVVIMEKANIKRSGACAAGMDALNTYIPTWDGKTPEDLVRWSREQVGGGPIREDLALSNAQELNQCVEELEEWGLPIIYDEDEEHPHYRGSWDISIHGEQLKPIMAEKAMDSAEVYNRIVATALIMDGERCAGAMGFGVRDGKFYVFKAKATIVSTGGACGIYKSYTSDGTASHHQTWMCPFNVGTGYAMGLRKGAEFTSMEQRWVAARTKDYCGPVDTVSVGYKAKMMNAKGEYFLNERYAHLGGDKAPRYIRANAPMEEWREGRGPTYVDSTHLDEEQCKNMLTDYLNERPSFVLYLAANGIDPTEQPVEVYGSDPYIVGGHTGSGYWVDMERMTTVPGLFAAGETAGGNPNKFVGGCAAEGKLATRGAIKFIEANGDVNIDESQVEAEKARVFKPLFRGKDFDGLTPEEIKERLQRLMDEYAGGTSQFYRCNEEQLDYALKHIKLLQEQSGEYITASDLHELMHAHEVFDRIDVAEIVCHHLKGRKETRWSGWQTRSDYPERDDENFNCFVETRKNPETGEIEVFTRPYERIVD
- a CDS encoding CoB--CoM heterodisulfide reductase iron-sulfur subunit B family protein; its protein translation is MAYAMFRCCVTANHLPEYDDSADALLAHFGIEAADVPGFGCCGYPLKNLDIMSSLAASARNLSLAERAGRTILTTCACCYGTLRHSARLLEDRALLAKVNEILAAEGLCYRGGADVRHLFHVLDEELGIERIEREAGGAHAFRDVAVQYGCKLLRPSLSVGELSPRSRSFFEELVSAAGSSPAPWGMEKECCGSAISTTDIELSDTIGQTKMAAAKRCGADGIVAACPFCMLQLREASRTADGVPVLSVSQLLCLALGIETKVDSLMQNAGAV
- a CDS encoding hydrogenase iron-sulfur subunit, which produces MAKIIPKIGVFFNDRGGRLSGSLDLEALVDKTAKIKGVKHVAVASELTHEDTTGAVDALIRSEEIDRVLWVGSYPDAFRIEAVHTLAEAGLNSYMHEWFDPGDQGLLNTETDDAVRQKKALTLMKMEVARAKQLAPLEGMELPANERVAVIGAGVTGLHAAAALIKSGKPVTMVEQASGVGGKVAQLARFYPLMCDPRCGLEHVLFDLMNSELLDLRTLSKVERVEGSPGNFELTVRSVPRYVTDACDGCGLCQSVCPVTLDDTVPQPNCSLSEEARVSLEAEAQTSATPETGAEGSADSSQAADAGEATSDLQPIEARPRAQEHVTPAERPARFMRKAIHPAWPMPQPSAYVVERDHCPEGCRACADICPNKALDLDEEAKVETVNAGAVLTATGWDLYEMERLRDYGFGEYPNVVSSLEMERMLASEDPHTERIEGFSAGDFRKVGFIQCAGSRDERHLDYCSGVCCSATLKQIQDLRRRNPDVTCYVYYMDIRTPGFDERMYREVREAGNVVFIRERPAQVGFDEATGKAVIESLDEVLGKRVSTELDLLVLAGGMKPSAGGVEAGKVLRMPTDGYGFFESHRQCYPAETQRTGIFAAGCAREPMNVSQSVESGVSAAMRAMPFLEGSLRVEPTYPEFSEKKCDSCGRCVEECPFAVLTFNEKDIPVPDLARCRQCGNCMGICPKTAVNLRDSTIKQYATQIETLAESAFLPKGEPIVCAFLCENDAWLAHRAAQKEGRVPAGVVALKVPCAGAVNNALIADALSYGVDGVYIGACPDGTCHYVRGNELIRKRSDDLVDKLKNMAMDAERVAFEGIGPRDVDLYAESLRACLETLREKGPNPFRM